One genomic window of Tachypleus tridentatus isolate NWPU-2018 chromosome 12, ASM421037v1, whole genome shotgun sequence includes the following:
- the Ahcy gene encoding adenosylhomocysteinase, giving the protein MSQKPAHKVADITLADFGRKEMIMAENEMPGLMALRKKYGLLKPLKGARIAGCLHMTIQTAVLIETLLELGAEVQWSSCNIFSTQDHAAAAIAKRGVAVYAWKGETDEEYIWCIEQTLVFPDGQPLNMILDDGGDLTNLVHTKYPQYLPGIVGVSEETTTGVHNLYKMLKNDTLKIPAINVNDSVTKSKFDNLYGCRESLTDGIKRATDIMLAGKVCVVAGYGDVGKGSAQSLRAFGARIIITEIDPINALQAAMEGYEVTTMEDAVSRASIFVTTTGCRDIITGEHFMKMGNDSIVCNIGHFDIEIDVKWLEQNAVEKVNIKPQVDRYKLANGNHIILLAEGRLVNLGCATGHPSFVMSNSFTNQVLAQIELWTKKGQYKVGVYFLPKKLDEEVATLHLEKLGVKLTKLSPEQAEYLSLPSEGPYKPDHYRY; this is encoded by the exons ATGAGTCAAAAACCTGCCCACAAAGTAG CTGATATCACTTTGGCTGACTTTGGTCGTAAAGAAATGATTATGGCTGAGAATGAGATGCCTGGCTTGATGGCTCTCAGGAAGAAGTACGGACTCCTGAAACCCCTAAAAGGAGCTAGAATTGCTGGCTGTCTCCATATGACTATACAGACTGCTGTTTTGATCGAAACTCTCTTGGAGTTGGGAGCTGAG GTCCAGTGGTCAAGTTGTAACATATTTTCAACTCAGGACCATGCAGCTGCTGCTATTGCTAAAAGAGGGGTTGCTGTATATGCATGGAAGGGTGAAACAGATGAGGAATATATCTGGTGTATAGAACag ACTCTTGTGTTTCCTGATGGACAGCCATTAAATATGATCCTAGATGATGGTGGTGACCTAACAAACTTAGTCCACACAAAATATCCTCAGTATCTGCCAG GTATTGTGGGCGTGTCAGAAGAAACAACAACTGGAGTGCATAATCTGTACAAGATGCTGAAAAATGATACTTTGAAGATTCCAGCTATCAATGTCAATGATTCAGTGACAAAG AGTAAATTTGACAACCTGTACGGCTGCCGAGAGTCCCTTACTGACGGTATTAAACGGGCAACAGACATCATGCTGGCTGGAAAAGTGTGTGTGGTGGCAGGATATGGTGACGTTGGAAAAGGTTCTGCCCAGTCTCTGCGAGCCTTTGGAGCTCGCATCATCATCACAGAAATAGATCCAATTAATGCCCTACAGGCTGCGATGGAAG GTTATGAAGTTACTACAATGGAGGATGCAGTGTCTCGGGCTTCGATATTCGTCACAACTACTGGTTGCCGTGACATCATAACTGGTGAACACTTTATGAAAATGGGAAATGATTCTATAGTCTGTAATATTGGTCATTTTGACATTGAAATAGATGTGAAGTGGCTGGAGCAGAATGCAGTAGAGAAAGTCAACATTAAGCCTCAG GTTGACCGGTACAAGCTAGCCAATGGTAACCACATCATCCTTCTTGCAGAGGGCAGGCTAGTGAACTTGGGTTGTGCAACAGGTCACCCCAGCTTTGTTATGAGCAATTCCTTCACAAATCAAGTTCTTGCACAGATTGAGCTGTGGACTAAGAAAGGACAGTACAAAGTTGGAGTTTACTTTCTCCCCAAAAAG CTTGATGAAGAAGTAGCCACCTTACATCTGGAAAAGCTCGGAGTGAAACTGACCAAGCTTTCTCCTGAACAGGCAGAATACTTGAGCCTTCCAAGCGAAGGTCCTTATAAACCTGACCATTATCGGTATTAA